One Kaistella polysaccharea DNA segment encodes these proteins:
- a CDS encoding RNA polymerase sigma factor, giving the protein MKNKDLFTLISFAANKNQKAQTQLINLFWVDVFSFVMKKVQDEHVADEITVSVFSKVLSKLDLYDPNFQFKTWILTIAQNTIIDYWRKKFRENEDSTDNFEGFKNQLALSPEELLISEEDQKQILATIKSLDVNYQDIIQLRFFEEKSIKEIAEELNITVANTKIRIMRAKKLLAALLKNNSFEE; this is encoded by the coding sequence ATGAAAAATAAAGATCTCTTTACACTCATTTCTTTCGCGGCCAATAAAAACCAGAAAGCACAAACCCAGTTAATTAATTTATTTTGGGTAGATGTTTTTAGTTTTGTGATGAAAAAAGTTCAGGATGAGCATGTTGCAGATGAAATTACGGTTTCAGTTTTTTCTAAAGTACTATCAAAACTTGATTTGTACGATCCTAATTTTCAGTTTAAAACCTGGATTTTAACCATCGCTCAAAACACAATTATCGACTATTGGCGTAAGAAATTCCGGGAAAACGAAGATTCTACCGATAATTTCGAAGGATTTAAAAATCAACTCGCGTTATCACCAGAGGAATTATTAATTTCCGAAGAAGATCAAAAACAGATTTTGGCAACCATCAAAAGTTTAGATGTTAACTATCAGGATATTATACAGCTGCGTTTCTTTGAAGAAAAAAGCATAAAAGAAATTGCAGAAGAATTAAATATCACGGTGGCCAACACTAAAATTAGAAT